In Stenotrophomonas sp. 610A2, one DNA window encodes the following:
- a CDS encoding type II secretion system protein, with translation MIAFNPRSARGFTLMEMAVVLVIIAVLIGGVSVGRDVYRSAVAERIGSQFVQGWMLAYDQYVAQVGGVPGDDIANPTGKVNKGSAPLCRDNLRDEMLRYGITLPEGRAEGLESRYVYQDAGGLPREVEVCFQAVPDWAEPTTGNGYLARPRNVMRLTGLTPELARQLDVRIDGNINARFGRVREVNVHNLTSAVSAPPPEFPWSRNEKDHRSHANDTGQVLAVDAYLKLNR, from the coding sequence ATGATCGCTTTCAATCCCCGCAGCGCCCGCGGCTTCACCTTGATGGAGATGGCCGTGGTGCTGGTAATCATCGCCGTGCTCATCGGCGGCGTCAGCGTAGGCCGCGATGTCTACCGCAGCGCCGTCGCCGAGCGCATCGGCAGCCAGTTCGTGCAGGGCTGGATGCTGGCCTATGACCAGTACGTCGCCCAGGTTGGCGGCGTGCCAGGTGACGACATCGCCAACCCCACCGGCAAGGTCAACAAGGGCAGCGCGCCGCTTTGCCGCGACAACCTGCGCGATGAAATGCTGCGCTATGGCATCACCTTGCCGGAAGGCCGCGCCGAAGGGCTGGAGTCACGCTATGTCTACCAGGATGCCGGTGGGCTGCCACGTGAGGTCGAGGTCTGCTTCCAGGCCGTGCCCGACTGGGCCGAGCCCACCACTGGCAACGGCTACCTCGCCCGCCCACGCAACGTGATGCGTTTGACCGGGCTCACGCCGGAACTGGCACGTCAGCTGGATGTGCGCATCGACGGCAACATCAATGCCCGTTTCGGCCGCGTCCGCGAAGTCAACGTGCACAACCTGACCTCGGCAGTATCGGCGCCGCCACCGGAGTTCCCGTGGAGCCGCAACGAGAAGGACCACCGGAGCCACGCCAATGACACCGGCCAGGTTCTCGCCGTCGATGCCTACCTGAAGCTCAATCGCTGA
- a CDS encoding prepilin-type N-terminal cleavage/methylation domain-containing protein, which translates to MPGSQRGYSLIEVSVVVGVLGVLTFAVTSGLENIQRFREQRAAIANAEAARNAVRAFALNNKRLPCPASSSSYREALPPCTQGSGWFPYETVGIAPPPERNRMKYGVYISNTSNLTAPARSASDGIDAERSGGFMLALAAAAAAPAQTSTPYYVQSSAQGSSVSCSGASSANPAFVIIAPATDLTGNNSNFEAPHIAFGTGSNCVASPAHRADAGSDDVVVAESTAELLGWITNSTR; encoded by the coding sequence ATGCCCGGCAGCCAACGCGGCTACAGCCTGATCGAGGTCAGCGTGGTGGTGGGCGTGCTTGGCGTGCTGACCTTTGCCGTCACCTCGGGGCTGGAGAACATCCAGCGCTTCCGCGAGCAACGGGCAGCGATTGCCAACGCCGAGGCGGCACGCAATGCCGTGCGCGCGTTCGCCTTGAACAACAAACGCCTGCCCTGCCCGGCCAGCAGCAGTTCCTACCGGGAAGCCCTGCCGCCCTGCACGCAGGGCAGTGGCTGGTTCCCGTACGAGACCGTCGGCATCGCACCGCCGCCGGAACGCAACCGGATGAAATACGGCGTCTACATCAGCAACACCAGCAACCTGACCGCGCCTGCGCGCTCGGCCAGTGACGGGATTGATGCCGAGCGCAGCGGTGGATTCATGCTCGCCTTGGCCGCTGCCGCCGCCGCGCCGGCGCAGACCAGTACGCCGTACTACGTGCAGTCAAGCGCGCAGGGCAGCAGCGTCAGTTGCAGTGGCGCGAGCAGCGCCAATCCGGCGTTCGTCATCATCGCGCCAGCAACCGACCTGACCGGCAACAACAGTAATTTCGAAGCGCCACACATCGCCTTCGGCACCGGCAGCAACTGCGTCGCATCGCCGGCACATCGCGCCGATGCAGGCAGCGACGACGTCGTTGTTGCCGAGAGCACAGCAGAACTCCTGGGCTGGATAACCAACTCCACCCGCTAG
- a CDS encoding type II secretion system F family protein, translating into MNVYYYRLLLNSGRVRSGVTQLSVERDASARMWLEKNFDAVVLTLYRLPGWLAETQRSLSHLFKPTIKPVELAGMLRDLAVMTSSGIPVMEALRAVANEVGSGPTSNPAKLARRLLEELDAGATFSEAFARYPDAFPETVRNLVMIGDETGSMDRMLKEAADHVERISKMTADTRQALIYPAFVFSAIFAAGGFWIYYVIPNLSDLFKQMNAKLPPLTIAVMKGSEWLIGHFSWIAVGMVVAAFALWVTWRHSRPFRRAMHYTLHKLPIAKTIMYSSGLAFFTEYMALLIRAGVDMVSSLQVMERAMQDEYYRDRIIAIRQVLERGDRVSAAMRQVGGFPSMMVRMIGVGEDTGTLDSQFARLSEEYSLRLQRLITNLSEIIKPVVVLFAGGMFVFLIVALLLPVYDLVQQAITAPHM; encoded by the coding sequence ATGAACGTCTACTACTACCGCCTGCTGCTGAACAGCGGCCGCGTGCGCAGCGGCGTCACCCAATTGTCGGTGGAACGCGACGCCTCGGCACGGATGTGGCTGGAGAAGAACTTCGACGCGGTCGTGCTGACCTTGTACCGGCTACCGGGTTGGCTGGCGGAGACGCAGCGATCGTTGTCGCACCTGTTCAAGCCCACCATCAAGCCGGTGGAGCTGGCCGGCATGCTGCGCGACCTGGCGGTGATGACCAGCAGCGGCATCCCGGTGATGGAAGCACTGCGCGCGGTTGCCAACGAAGTCGGCAGCGGGCCAACCTCCAATCCGGCCAAGCTTGCCCGGCGCCTGCTGGAAGAGCTCGACGCCGGCGCTACCTTCAGCGAAGCATTCGCCCGCTACCCGGATGCATTCCCGGAAACCGTGCGCAACCTGGTGATGATCGGTGATGAAACCGGCTCGATGGACCGCATGCTGAAGGAAGCCGCCGACCACGTCGAGCGCATCTCCAAGATGACTGCCGATACCCGCCAGGCGCTGATTTACCCAGCCTTCGTTTTCTCGGCGATCTTCGCCGCGGGCGGCTTCTGGATCTACTACGTGATCCCGAACCTGTCCGATCTTTTCAAGCAGATGAACGCCAAGCTGCCGCCGCTCACCATTGCGGTGATGAAGGGGTCGGAGTGGCTGATCGGCCACTTCAGCTGGATCGCGGTCGGCATGGTAGTGGCCGCGTTCGCGCTATGGGTCACCTGGCGCCATTCGCGGCCGTTCCGCCGCGCCATGCATTACACCCTGCACAAGCTGCCAATCGCCAAGACCATCATGTATTCGTCGGGCCTAGCCTTCTTCACCGAATACATGGCCTTGTTGATACGCGCTGGCGTGGACATGGTCAGCAGCCTGCAGGTGATGGAGCGGGCGATGCAGGATGAGTACTACCGCGACCGCATCATCGCCATCCGCCAGGTACTTGAGCGCGGCGACCGCGTCTCCGCTGCGATGCGCCAGGTCGGCGGCTTCCCTTCGATGATGGTGCGCATGATCGGCGTCGGCGAGGACACCGGCACCCTGGACTCGCAGTTCGCGCGGCTTTCCGAGGAATACAGCCTGCGCCTGCAACGGTTGATCACCAACCTGTCGGAAATCATCAAGCCGGTGGTCGTGCTGTTCGCCGGCGGCATGTTCGTGTTCCTGATCGTGGCCTTGCTGCTGCCGGTCTATGACCTGGTGCAGCAGGCGATCACCGCGCCCCATATGTAA
- a CDS encoding tetratricopeptide repeat protein — translation MSLIHDALRGAGESSPAVDTHPARNGTWPRLPRHGMWLLLGVVLAGPTGYLIARSGGGQQAVQQAVSAPPSAQHVVEPAASVAAPDVAFASTTTASPTSTPAPVVAMLPPIVLAKRENTVAPPDAVAVAPASTASPVASQPEAARTAAPQLQISVSEAPAAQKSVAKAATPTAGDEPDPAQVRTAMSRLQAAVAGGDIAVRDASLDELQKLLPADSLTLLRARAWAAHGGNDIEGAERYYRAILQRVPDDEYAGVNLALIDARRGDVNEARERLARLAARNSGSQMVSRAQAELETVRQ, via the coding sequence GTGAGCCTGATCCACGACGCCCTGCGCGGGGCCGGCGAATCCTCGCCGGCCGTCGACACGCATCCTGCACGCAATGGTACGTGGCCGCGTCTGCCGCGGCATGGCATGTGGTTGCTGCTGGGCGTCGTGTTGGCTGGCCCCACCGGCTACCTGATCGCGCGCAGCGGTGGCGGGCAACAAGCGGTGCAACAGGCAGTGAGCGCACCGCCATCAGCCCAGCATGTTGTAGAGCCAGCAGCTTCCGTTGCAGCGCCAGATGTAGCTTTTGCAAGCACGACAACGGCAAGCCCGACCTCCACGCCAGCGCCCGTGGTTGCCATGTTGCCTCCTATCGTCCTGGCGAAACGCGAAAACACCGTTGCGCCACCCGACGCCGTCGCGGTTGCGCCCGCCAGCACGGCCAGCCCGGTAGCAAGCCAGCCGGAAGCAGCTCGCACCGCGGCACCACAGCTGCAGATCAGTGTCAGCGAGGCACCTGCGGCGCAGAAATCCGTGGCCAAGGCAGCCACACCAACGGCCGGCGATGAACCAGATCCGGCACAGGTCAGGACCGCCATGTCGCGGCTGCAGGCCGCCGTCGCCGGTGGCGACATCGCGGTGCGCGACGCGAGCTTGGATGAACTGCAGAAACTGCTTCCCGCCGACAGCCTCACCTTGCTGCGCGCACGGGCATGGGCGGCACACGGTGGCAACGACATTGAAGGCGCCGAACGTTACTACCGCGCCATCCTGCAACGCGTTCCCGACGACGAATACGCCGGGGTGAACCTGGCCTTGATCGATGCCCGCCGTGGCGACGTCAACGAAGCCAGGGAGCGCCTGGCCAGGTTGGCTGCACGCAACAGCGGCTCGCAGATGGTCAGCCGTGCGCAGGCCGAACTGGAGACGGTGCGGCAATGA
- the mshL gene encoding pilus (MSHA type) biogenesis protein MshL: MNSRLNPRHRSLTRLLTVSTGSLLLAACTNMPPRSTMDMPPTEYKALERTGTAINEESAKLAARQDKLLEDVEQRAPAPPPAAPIAPAYDPLENSVVSLSMYDADVGQLLWALADELKMNLIVDPKVLQQKQRASLHLRNVSAREVYRHILDAFDLNGQVRGGSLVVSQMSERIFNVDLLNSVTMMDLASGGDVFGAGMQASGGGGGQSLKGDLSISGSMGKESDPYKQLDSALKVILGEDKAETAAARDPNGPPAPEAARYSLDPGSGTLYVRARPSQVRAIEELLEHSKKKLRRQVLVEAQILDVSLNDNSNYGVDWNLLRNRVAGIYGDSPATIMPVPDSSLPYSTMNRLGEQGRTIVFPNQTLGSVAGRALGLSYMNDTFSAAVNVLRGFGNVKVLSNPSVRVRNGSPAYLSVGTNIRYVTKSTTNFSGGSGTGSGFTSSDIQTDSLFSGVVIGVAPMVHENGSVELLVHPMQTEVQPGSLKLQEFPNGNAVTLPQINVKGITTTLNLRDGDTVLLGGLIDQNSSMDDQGIPGVSDVPVFGRLFGSRAKTHNTRELVVVLRVKVL, encoded by the coding sequence ATGAACTCCAGACTCAACCCGCGCCATCGCTCACTCACCCGGCTGCTGACGGTCAGCACCGGCAGCCTGTTGCTGGCAGCCTGCACCAACATGCCGCCGCGCAGCACCATGGACATGCCGCCGACCGAGTACAAGGCACTGGAGCGCACCGGGACGGCCATCAACGAAGAATCCGCGAAACTCGCAGCGCGCCAGGACAAGCTGCTCGAGGACGTGGAGCAACGCGCGCCTGCCCCGCCGCCCGCTGCCCCGATCGCGCCGGCCTACGACCCGCTGGAGAACAGCGTGGTCAGCCTGAGCATGTACGACGCCGACGTCGGCCAGCTGCTGTGGGCACTGGCCGACGAATTGAAGATGAACCTGATCGTCGACCCCAAGGTGCTGCAGCAGAAGCAGCGCGCCAGCCTGCACCTGCGCAACGTCTCCGCGCGCGAGGTGTACCGCCACATCCTGGATGCCTTCGACCTCAACGGCCAGGTCCGCGGCGGCTCGCTGGTGGTGTCGCAGATGAGCGAGCGCATCTTCAACGTGGACCTGCTCAACTCGGTCACGATGATGGACCTCGCCTCGGGCGGCGACGTGTTTGGCGCCGGCATGCAGGCCAGCGGTGGTGGCGGTGGCCAGTCGCTGAAGGGCGACCTGAGCATCTCCGGCAGCATGGGCAAGGAAAGCGATCCTTACAAGCAGCTGGATTCGGCGCTGAAGGTCATCCTCGGCGAGGACAAGGCCGAGACCGCCGCCGCGCGCGATCCCAACGGCCCGCCAGCACCGGAAGCCGCGCGTTACAGCCTGGACCCGGGCAGCGGCACCCTTTACGTGCGTGCCCGTCCTTCGCAGGTGCGCGCGATCGAAGAGCTGCTGGAACACAGCAAGAAGAAGCTGCGCCGGCAGGTGCTGGTGGAAGCACAGATCCTGGACGTCTCGCTCAACGACAATTCCAACTACGGCGTTGACTGGAACCTGCTGCGCAATCGCGTTGCCGGCATTTACGGCGATTCCCCGGCCACCATCATGCCGGTGCCGGACAGCAGCCTGCCCTACAGCACAATGAACCGGCTCGGTGAGCAGGGCCGCACCATCGTGTTCCCGAACCAGACGCTGGGCTCGGTCGCTGGTCGTGCGCTCGGCCTGAGCTACATGAACGACACGTTCTCCGCCGCGGTCAATGTGCTGCGCGGCTTCGGCAACGTGAAGGTGCTGTCCAACCCCAGCGTGCGCGTGCGCAATGGCAGCCCGGCCTACCTGAGCGTGGGCACCAACATCCGCTACGTCACCAAGTCCACCACCAACTTCTCCGGCGGTTCTGGCACCGGTTCGGGTTTCACCTCCTCGGACATCCAGACCGACTCCCTGTTCTCCGGCGTCGTCATCGGCGTGGCGCCGATGGTCCACGAGAACGGCTCGGTGGAACTGCTGGTGCACCCGATGCAGACCGAAGTGCAGCCGGGCAGCCTGAAGCTGCAGGAGTTCCCCAATGGCAACGCAGTCACCTTGCCGCAGATCAACGTCAAGGGCATCACCACCACGTTGAACCTGCGTGACGGTGACACCGTGCTGCTCGGCGGGCTCATCGACCAGAACTCGTCGATGGATGACCAGGGCATACCTGGTGTTTCCGACGTGCCGGTATTCGGCCGCCTGTTCGGTTCACGCGCCAAGACCCACAACACCCGTGAGCTGGTGGTGGTGTTGCGGGTGAAAGTGCTGTGA
- a CDS encoding GspE/PulE family protein — MTTADSRIPSASANNTQGLVSLEQAKLGVVLNERGLLDPIQLLYARQKNLVEQTSFGRLLIRHGLANESDIVRTQAELENMEYAQVDTLPVPDPQVLAMFNRELCQLRQFLPLRRSGDQLEVLLGDADQAAVQQLVLQRCGLRCRFFQGEYGKVARLIRQTYYFAQNPIETLLEKEIRRLAVDNDHAYSPEKLLDYLLHLAIRERTTDIHIAPSEHSLHVLFRIDGVLRPMWAMPNSLSRLLGYIKLAAEMDISEQRRPQDGSFRATVLDSPITVRVSTLITDSGERTVMRLLPEHSDLAGLEEMGFFPEDVAALERLFSRPAGLILITGPTGSGKSSSLHAALRMQSLIERNVLTVEDPIEYRVPGAGQTEVNRRAGYEFGSALRHFLRHDPDVILLGEMRDAETAQAALEAAATGHLVLSTLHVTSVFGVVPRLRPLGLEAQVIADNLLAVVNQRLVRQNCMFCSVEVPFSDAELTWMNLPPGSCGRRGVGCDRCRGSGYYGRLPVYDIMIVDEPLANGISDDASRETVRNLAMNAGFRGIEQISQRRVIAGQTTSEEILRVVGVGPNP, encoded by the coding sequence ATGACAACGGCTGACTCGCGCATTCCTTCGGCTTCGGCCAACAACACCCAGGGGCTGGTCAGTCTTGAGCAGGCCAAGCTGGGTGTCGTGCTCAACGAGCGCGGCCTGCTCGATCCAATCCAACTGCTGTACGCGCGGCAGAAGAACCTGGTCGAGCAGACCAGTTTCGGTCGCCTGCTGATCCGCCATGGTCTGGCCAACGAATCGGATATCGTCCGCACCCAGGCCGAGCTGGAGAACATGGAGTATGCGCAGGTCGACACCCTGCCCGTGCCCGACCCGCAGGTGCTGGCCATGTTCAACCGCGAGCTGTGCCAGCTGCGCCAGTTCCTGCCGCTGCGGCGCAGTGGCGACCAGCTGGAAGTGCTGCTCGGCGATGCCGACCAGGCGGCCGTGCAGCAGCTGGTGCTGCAGCGCTGTGGCCTGCGCTGCCGCTTCTTCCAGGGCGAATACGGCAAGGTGGCGCGGCTGATCCGGCAGACCTATTACTTCGCCCAGAATCCGATCGAGACCCTGCTGGAGAAGGAAATCCGGCGCCTGGCCGTCGACAACGACCATGCCTACAGCCCGGAAAAGCTGCTCGACTACCTGTTGCACCTGGCCATCCGCGAGCGCACCACCGACATCCACATCGCGCCGTCCGAGCACAGCCTGCATGTACTGTTCCGTATCGATGGCGTGCTGCGGCCGATGTGGGCCATGCCCAACTCGCTCAGCCGCCTGCTTGGCTACATCAAGCTGGCGGCGGAGATGGACATCTCCGAGCAGCGCCGCCCGCAGGACGGCAGCTTCCGAGCCACCGTGCTCGACTCACCGATAACGGTGCGTGTGTCGACCCTGATCACCGACTCCGGCGAACGCACCGTGATGCGTCTGCTGCCCGAGCACAGCGATCTTGCCGGGCTGGAGGAAATGGGCTTCTTCCCGGAAGACGTCGCCGCCCTGGAGCGCCTGTTCTCGCGGCCGGCCGGGCTGATCCTGATCACTGGTCCGACCGGCTCCGGCAAAAGCTCCTCGCTGCACGCCGCGCTGCGCATGCAGTCGTTGATCGAGCGCAATGTGCTGACCGTCGAGGACCCTATCGAGTACCGCGTGCCCGGTGCCGGCCAGACCGAGGTCAACCGCCGCGCAGGCTACGAATTCGGCTCCGCCCTCCGTCACTTCCTGCGCCACGATCCGGACGTGATCCTGCTCGGCGAAATGCGTGACGCAGAAACCGCGCAGGCCGCACTCGAAGCCGCTGCAACCGGTCACCTTGTGCTGTCCACCCTGCACGTCACCAGCGTGTTCGGCGTGGTGCCACGACTGCGCCCGCTCGGCCTCGAAGCGCAGGTCATCGCCGACAACCTGCTGGCCGTGGTCAACCAGCGCCTGGTTCGCCAGAACTGCATGTTCTGCAGCGTCGAGGTGCCATTCAGTGATGCCGAGCTCACCTGGATGAACCTGCCACCCGGCAGCTGCGGGCGGCGCGGCGTTGGCTGTGATCGCTGCCGTGGCAGCGGCTACTACGGGCGCCTGCCGGTGTACGACATCATGATTGTCGACGAACCGCTGGCCAACGGCATTTCCGACGATGCCAGCCGTGAGACCGTGCGCAATCTCGCGATGAATGCCGGCTTCCGTGGGATCGAGCAGATCTCGCAGCGGCGCGTCATCGCCGGCCAGACCACCAGCGAGGAAATCCTGCGCGTGGTCGGCGTGGGTCCCAACCCATGA
- a CDS encoding ExeA family protein produces the protein MNPALARHLQTLGLERSPFPPTPDAASYYATPMLEGELVEAAHALRTRTGFVLLTGEVGTGKSTFLRRLLGQLETDGIVVSLVFNTFLQGDDLLAAILRDFGLTPKGNAANDIEILNRFLISRWQDRTTCVLIIDDAQNLTLASLELVRLLTSLETGQEKLLQIVLSGQPELRDNLDQPQIRQLTSRICKHVRLEPLDLQQTRAYVDFRLAAAGAAKNISVQPAAAVALHRCSKGNPRRIHLIMDRCLYGLYALPQGQRQIDTRLVRSAAAQSGVHPARRDTTRNRMAIAASVLLASALGLTGLLIGSNESRADSSHGTVASNAVTSTPAAAASAARESWAACLRRNATPRQRHDTVSERAALALGNASDVCRQQRNGAWEIAWNPPPDARRFEDPASVEGALQQLQQQLTALGHYDGAIDGQFGRLTQRALARFQQDTGLPPSGQVDPLTLRLLQDRASNPTPLSRTTESLPHDNG, from the coding sequence ATGAACCCGGCACTGGCCCGACACCTGCAGACGCTGGGACTGGAACGCTCGCCGTTCCCGCCAACGCCCGACGCTGCCTCCTACTACGCAACGCCGATGCTGGAAGGCGAGCTGGTCGAGGCCGCGCACGCCTTGCGCACGCGTACCGGCTTCGTGCTGCTGACCGGCGAAGTGGGCACCGGCAAGAGCACTTTCCTGCGTCGCCTGCTGGGCCAGCTGGAGACCGATGGCATCGTGGTCTCGCTGGTGTTCAACACCTTCCTGCAGGGCGATGACCTGCTGGCGGCGATCCTGCGTGATTTCGGCCTGACCCCGAAGGGCAACGCCGCCAACGACATCGAGATACTCAATCGCTTCCTGATCAGCCGTTGGCAGGACCGCACCACCTGCGTGCTGATCATCGACGATGCGCAGAACCTGACGCTTGCCAGCCTGGAGCTGGTGCGACTATTGACCAGCCTGGAGACCGGGCAGGAAAAGCTGCTGCAGATCGTGCTGTCCGGGCAACCGGAACTGCGCGACAACCTCGACCAGCCGCAGATCCGCCAGCTGACCAGCCGCATCTGCAAGCACGTGCGGCTGGAACCGCTGGACCTGCAACAGACCCGCGCCTATGTGGACTTCCGCCTGGCCGCCGCCGGTGCTGCCAAGAACATCAGTGTGCAGCCAGCCGCCGCCGTTGCCCTGCACCGCTGCAGCAAGGGCAACCCGCGCCGCATCCACCTGATCATGGACCGCTGCCTGTACGGCCTGTACGCGCTGCCGCAAGGACAACGACAGATCGACACCCGGCTGGTCCGCAGTGCCGCGGCGCAGTCCGGCGTGCATCCCGCCCGCCGCGACACGACCCGCAACCGCATGGCCATCGCCGCCAGCGTGCTGCTTGCCAGTGCCCTCGGCCTGACCGGCCTGCTGATCGGCAGCAACGAATCCCGCGCCGACAGCAGCCACGGAACTGTCGCCAGCAACGCTGTGACATCGACACCGGCCGCTGCAGCGAGCGCAGCTCGCGAATCCTGGGCTGCCTGCCTGCGCCGCAACGCAACCCCCCGACAACGCCACGACACAGTCTCCGAGCGAGCAGCACTTGCCCTGGGAAATGCCAGTGATGTGTGCCGCCAACAGCGCAACGGCGCTTGGGAGATCGCGTGGAATCCCCCGCCCGATGCACGTCGATTTGAAGATCCTGCATCCGTCGAGGGCGCGTTGCAGCAGCTGCAGCAGCAGTTGACCGCGCTCGGGCATTACGACGGTGCCATCGATGGCCAGTTCGGCCGCCTGACCCAACGCGCCCTGGCGCGCTTCCAGCAGGACACCGGCTTGCCGCCCAGCGGGCAGGTAGATCCGCTGACGCTGCGCTTGCTGCAGGACCGCGCGAGCAACCCAACTCCCCTTTCCAGAACCACGGAATCCCTGCCCCATGACAACGGCTGA